The DNA sequence GATCTCCTTGAGCTTCAGGGTCAGTCTTATCCCCTCATACCGGTTTCCGGGGGCGATATACAGGTAGGATGCGCTCGGGTTCTCCCGGAGGTTCCGATACGTAAGCCTCTCCGTCATCCCCCAGGCAAGGGTGTTCTCACCGCTCACATGGGGCATGGCATAGATGGCCGTGTTCACGGTTCCATCCGCGCCCGCGGTCGCCATCACCCCTTTCCCGCCGGGTTGGAAATGGTCCGCAAGTTTCATCTTTCCCTCCTTCTTTGGCAATCCTTTTTCCAAAATAGTTAGATTCGCGAAA is a window from the Candidatus Deferrimicrobiaceae bacterium genome containing:
- a CDS encoding pyridoxamine 5'-phosphate oxidase family protein — protein: MKLADHFQPGGKGVMATAGADGTVNTAIYAMPHVSGENTLAWGMTERLTYRNLRENPSASYLYIAPGNRYEGIRLTLKLKEIRDSGKLLDTIRGKTRESSGEGAANALKYVAFFEVVEERPLV